The Kitasatospora paranensis genome has a window encoding:
- a CDS encoding peptidoglycan-binding domain-containing protein, giving the protein MPGEHCPLCGAVRAAGGCGCGSSHPDVTETAILPHTEGPPLVRPYVPAAATDHRSGPAAPYQDPFATALMPQAPAAPPIPPRPPGHPAAAVPGHPAAGGDLGVFSFQGTVQQRPGGRAERREHQQLAAGRRRTAVVVAGLGIAAVGAGLAFVLAPSSDSGGPDQALPAPTGSIEAPPSVDVAAPTGEASSSGRPKASATAGRSKAPTGKAPVGVVSATGPAAPSASSPAAASPTPSAPATVRVLKAGDSGADVRTMQQLLLTADCGDHHLNTWFVSGTFDSWTQWVLADFQRQHRIKGDERNSTLYGPQTQAALQATAADPGC; this is encoded by the coding sequence ATGCCGGGAGAGCACTGCCCGCTGTGCGGCGCGGTCCGGGCCGCTGGCGGCTGCGGCTGCGGCTCCTCGCACCCCGACGTGACGGAGACGGCGATCCTGCCGCACACCGAGGGCCCGCCCCTGGTGCGCCCGTACGTGCCCGCGGCCGCGACCGACCACCGGTCCGGCCCGGCCGCGCCCTACCAGGACCCGTTCGCGACCGCGCTGATGCCGCAGGCGCCGGCGGCCCCGCCGATACCGCCGCGCCCGCCGGGCCACCCGGCCGCGGCCGTTCCGGGGCATCCGGCGGCCGGCGGCGACCTGGGGGTCTTCTCGTTCCAGGGGACGGTGCAGCAGCGGCCCGGCGGCCGCGCCGAGCGGCGCGAGCACCAGCAGCTGGCGGCCGGACGGCGCCGGACGGCGGTCGTCGTCGCGGGCCTCGGCATCGCGGCGGTCGGCGCGGGGCTGGCCTTCGTGCTGGCGCCCTCCTCCGACAGCGGCGGGCCGGACCAGGCGCTGCCCGCCCCGACCGGCAGCATCGAGGCGCCGCCGAGCGTCGACGTGGCGGCGCCGACCGGCGAGGCCTCGTCCTCCGGCCGGCCGAAGGCCTCCGCCACGGCCGGCCGCAGCAAGGCGCCGACCGGGAAGGCACCGGTGGGGGTGGTCAGTGCGACCGGTCCGGCGGCGCCGTCGGCGAGTTCCCCGGCGGCGGCCAGCCCCACGCCGTCCGCCCCGGCGACCGTCCGGGTGCTGAAGGCCGGTGACAGCGGAGCGGACGTCAGGACGATGCAGCAGCTGCTGCTCACCGCCGACTGCGGCGACCACCACCTCAACACGTGGTTCGTCAGCGGCACCTTCGACTCCTGGACGCAGTGGGTGCTGGCCGACTTCCAGCGCCAGCACCGCATCAAGGGCGACGAGCGCAACAGCACCCTCTACGGTCCGCAGACCCAGGCCGCGCTGCAGGCGACGGCCGCCGACCCGGGCTGCTGA
- a CDS encoding TMEM165/GDT1 family protein has product MMSLTVAALTFGIIFLAELPDKTALASLVLGTKYRASYVFAGIAAAFALQVGLALVAGSLLSLLPQRWVEGVSGALFLLGAVMLLWHHDDEDDGHAAKEPSSSSFWKVAGASFVVVAVAEFGDLTQIMTANLAAKYADPLAVGIGSWLALCAVGGIAIVGGQKLLRHVPMKVIVRIAATLMLLLAVFSLVKAFTG; this is encoded by the coding sequence CTGATGAGCCTGACCGTTGCCGCGTTGACCTTCGGCATCATCTTCCTCGCGGAACTCCCCGACAAGACGGCGCTGGCCAGCCTCGTGCTCGGCACCAAGTACCGGGCCTCCTACGTCTTCGCCGGTATCGCCGCCGCCTTCGCCCTCCAGGTCGGGCTGGCCCTGGTGGCGGGCAGCCTGCTGTCGCTGCTGCCGCAGCGCTGGGTGGAGGGCGTCTCCGGTGCGCTGTTCCTGCTCGGCGCCGTCATGCTGCTCTGGCACCACGACGACGAGGACGACGGCCACGCCGCCAAGGAGCCCTCCTCCAGCAGCTTCTGGAAGGTCGCCGGGGCGAGCTTCGTGGTCGTCGCCGTCGCCGAGTTCGGCGATCTCACCCAGATCATGACGGCCAACCTGGCGGCCAAGTACGCCGACCCGCTGGCCGTCGGCATCGGCTCGTGGCTGGCACTGTGCGCCGTCGGCGGGATCGCCATCGTGGGCGGGCAGAAGCTGCTGCGGCACGTCCCGATGAAGGTCATCGTGCGGATCGCCGCGACCCTGATGCTGCTCCTCGCGGTCTTCAGCCTGGTCAAGGCCTTCACCGGCTGA
- a CDS encoding ABC transporter permease produces MAAASTGQLLPVTWGLGVLIAVLLAAAAAVAGRGGLGHGKAVVRAGLRAVVQLAAVALVITWVVGSLWTSTLFVLVMFTVAVRTAGRRMTAGPGWVWAAVPIGAGVLPVLALLLVTGLLPYQGLSLIPVAGILIGGGLTATSLAGRRALDELRQRRGEVEAALALGFEDRDARLEICRTAAATSLVPALDQTRTVGLVTLPGAFVGMLLGGATPVQAGAVQLFVLVALLAVEAVAVVAVLEVVGRGKVPA; encoded by the coding sequence ATGGCCGCCGCCTCGACCGGTCAGCTGCTGCCGGTCACCTGGGGCCTCGGGGTCCTCATCGCGGTGCTGCTGGCCGCCGCCGCCGCGGTGGCCGGCCGCGGCGGGCTCGGGCACGGCAAGGCCGTGGTGCGGGCCGGGCTCCGGGCGGTCGTGCAGCTGGCCGCGGTCGCCCTGGTCATCACCTGGGTGGTGGGCTCGCTGTGGACGTCCACGCTGTTCGTGCTGGTGATGTTCACGGTGGCGGTGCGCACCGCGGGCCGACGGATGACCGCCGGCCCGGGCTGGGTCTGGGCGGCGGTGCCGATCGGCGCCGGGGTGCTGCCCGTCCTGGCACTGCTGCTGGTCACCGGGCTGCTCCCGTACCAGGGGCTGTCGCTGATCCCGGTCGCCGGAATCCTGATCGGCGGCGGACTGACCGCCACCTCGCTGGCCGGCCGGCGGGCGCTGGACGAGCTGCGGCAGCGGCGCGGCGAGGTGGAGGCGGCGCTGGCGCTCGGCTTCGAGGACCGCGACGCCCGCCTGGAGATCTGCCGGACGGCCGCCGCGACCTCGCTCGTCCCGGCGCTCGACCAGACCAGGACAGTGGGCCTGGTCACGCTGCCCGGCGCGTTCGTCGGCATGCTGCTCGGCGGCGCCACCCCGGTGCAGGCCGGTGCGGTGCAGCTGTTCGTGCTGGTCGCGCTGCTGGCCGTGGAGGCGGTCGCGGTGGTGGCGGTGCTGGAGGTCGTCGGCCGGGGGAAGGTGCCCGCCTGA
- a CDS encoding dolichyl-phosphate-mannose--protein mannosyltransferase yields MAYTAVTDTPATGGATAAQHAAPARGLLAWAVRHSGWLGPIAVALFAGLLRFWDLGTPNAFVFDETYYPKDAWSLLHLGYEGVWPDDANQQILAPSQKIPLTPAPEFVAHPPLGKWVISLGEWVFGLHPFGWRVMVALLGTLSVLMLARIGRRLLSSTLLGCTAALLMAVDGLHFVMSRVGLLDGVSMVFVLGAFGSLLIDRDHTRAVLEAARAEGGRAGDEVRLGLRPWRIAAGVLLGCACAVKWNGLQILLVFTVLTLLWDRAGRRRAGAHRPTRALLRRDALPGLLSTVGAAALVYLAAWTGWFATDGGYGRHWADHRAGLSMARTPLVDIPLPQVPMTWVPAALRSWWHYHAQMYDFNTGLSSPHTYQSNPWSWLVQGRPVSMYWQQVPQGQQGCTSSGGCASQILALGTPLLWWTACFALAYALWRWFFRRDWRAGAVLAGVAGIYLPWFQYQHRTIFSFYMVLLVPFLCLAVAMMLGALLGPARSTVRRRRWGAAGAGLIVFAIVGCFAYFHPLYTAEVIPMSDWQDRMWFTSWI; encoded by the coding sequence ATGGCGTACACCGCAGTCACCGACACCCCGGCCACCGGTGGCGCCACCGCCGCGCAGCACGCCGCCCCCGCCCGCGGCCTGCTCGCCTGGGCCGTGCGGCACTCCGGCTGGCTCGGCCCGATCGCCGTCGCGCTCTTCGCCGGCCTGCTGAGGTTCTGGGACCTCGGCACGCCGAACGCCTTCGTCTTCGACGAGACGTACTACCCCAAGGACGCCTGGTCGCTGCTCCACCTCGGCTACGAGGGCGTCTGGCCGGACGACGCCAACCAGCAGATCCTCGCGCCGTCCCAGAAGATCCCGCTCACCCCGGCGCCCGAGTTCGTGGCGCACCCGCCGCTCGGCAAGTGGGTGATCTCCCTCGGCGAGTGGGTCTTCGGACTGCACCCCTTCGGCTGGCGGGTGATGGTCGCCCTGCTCGGCACGCTCTCCGTGCTGATGCTCGCCCGGATCGGCCGCCGGCTGCTCTCCTCCACCCTGCTCGGCTGCACCGCCGCGCTGCTGATGGCCGTCGACGGCCTGCACTTCGTGATGAGCCGGGTCGGCCTGCTGGACGGCGTGTCGATGGTCTTCGTGCTCGGCGCCTTCGGCAGCCTGCTGATCGACCGCGACCACACCCGGGCCGTGCTGGAAGCCGCCCGCGCCGAGGGCGGCCGAGCCGGGGACGAAGTCCGGCTCGGGCTGCGCCCGTGGCGGATCGCGGCCGGCGTGCTGCTCGGCTGCGCCTGTGCGGTGAAGTGGAACGGCCTGCAGATCCTGCTGGTGTTCACCGTGCTGACGCTGCTCTGGGACCGGGCCGGCCGCCGCCGGGCCGGCGCCCACCGGCCGACCCGCGCCCTGCTGCGCCGGGACGCGCTGCCCGGCCTGCTGTCCACCGTCGGCGCCGCCGCCCTGGTCTACCTGGCGGCCTGGACGGGCTGGTTCGCCACCGACGGCGGGTACGGCCGGCACTGGGCCGACCACCGGGCCGGCCTGTCCATGGCCCGCACCCCGCTGGTCGACATCCCGCTGCCGCAGGTGCCGATGACCTGGGTCCCGGCCGCCCTGCGCAGCTGGTGGCACTACCACGCGCAGATGTACGACTTCAACACCGGCCTGTCCTCACCGCACACCTACCAGTCCAACCCGTGGAGCTGGCTCGTCCAGGGCCGCCCGGTGTCGATGTACTGGCAGCAGGTGCCGCAGGGCCAGCAGGGCTGCACCTCCTCGGGCGGCTGCGCCAGCCAGATCCTCGCCCTCGGCACACCGCTGCTGTGGTGGACGGCCTGCTTCGCGCTGGCCTACGCGCTGTGGCGGTGGTTCTTCCGGCGGGACTGGCGGGCCGGCGCGGTGCTGGCCGGCGTCGCCGGGATCTACCTGCCGTGGTTCCAGTACCAGCACCGGACGATCTTCTCCTTCTACATGGTGCTGCTGGTGCCCTTCCTCTGCCTCGCCGTCGCCATGATGCTGGGCGCGCTGCTCGGACCGGCCCGGTCCACCGTCCGCCGGCGGCGCTGGGGCGCGGCCGGCGCCGGGCTGATCGTGTTCGCGATCGTCGGCTGCTTCGCCTACTTCCACCCGCTCTACACGGCGGAGGTGATCCCGATGTCGGACTGGCAGGACCGGATGTGGTTCACCAGCTGGATCTGA
- a CDS encoding MerR family transcriptional regulator, whose translation MRSIGEMARASGLGVSTLRFYDGAGVFGPARVDPRTGYRWYAPEQLADARLIARLRRVGMPLAGIAQVLGGGPGEARAVLDAHLRRLEDGLADARRELSTVRSLLETREHPMTETRPTRLTLPAAGLAAALEAVRFAVHPDAGALPAVAGVLFDGTDGGVLRLVATDRYRLAVSEVRPAATEGPAADVIAPTAFVDGLRALLAAADGAVELTVEGTALTAVLDGRTVRGERVDLDYPDYRPMLRTSPTHRVELSAGALRAGIGAAPVRTARRDQDGADFDVAELAVTADGTLAADGSAEGALRVQVNRDFLLEAVAAGAGGQLVLELGGPVAPLAIRFPERAGTFSLLMPVAP comes from the coding sequence ATGCGGAGCATCGGTGAGATGGCCCGGGCCAGCGGGCTCGGCGTGAGCACGCTGCGGTTCTACGACGGCGCGGGCGTGTTCGGCCCGGCCCGGGTGGATCCGCGGACGGGGTACCGCTGGTACGCGCCGGAGCAGCTGGCCGACGCGCGGCTGATCGCCCGGCTGCGCCGGGTCGGGATGCCGCTGGCCGGCATCGCGCAGGTGCTCGGCGGCGGCCCCGGGGAGGCCCGGGCCGTCCTGGACGCCCATCTGCGCAGGCTGGAGGACGGCCTGGCGGACGCGCGACGCGAGCTCTCCACTGTCCGATCGCTGCTGGAGACGAGGGAGCACCCGATGACCGAGACCCGACCGACCCGACTGACGCTGCCCGCGGCGGGCCTGGCCGCCGCCCTGGAGGCCGTCCGATTCGCGGTGCATCCGGACGCCGGGGCGCTGCCGGCCGTCGCCGGCGTGCTCTTCGACGGGACGGACGGCGGCGTGCTGCGGCTGGTCGCCACCGACCGCTACCGACTGGCCGTCTCGGAGGTGCGACCGGCGGCGACGGAAGGGCCCGCCGCCGACGTGATCGCGCCGACCGCCTTCGTGGACGGGCTGCGCGCGCTGCTGGCCGCGGCGGACGGCGCGGTCGAGCTGACGGTGGAGGGCACGGCCCTCACCGCGGTTCTCGACGGGCGGACGGTCCGCGGCGAGCGCGTCGACCTGGACTACCCGGACTACCGCCCCATGCTGCGCACGTCCCCGACCCACCGGGTCGAGCTGTCCGCCGGGGCGCTGCGCGCGGGGATCGGGGCGGCTCCCGTCCGGACGGCGCGGCGCGACCAGGACGGCGCGGACTTCGACGTCGCGGAGCTGGCGGTGACCGCGGACGGCACGCTGGCGGCAGACGGTTCGGCCGAGGGCGCGCTGCGGGTCCAGGTGAACCGGGACTTCCTGCTGGAGGCCGTCGCGGCGGGGGCCGGCGGCCAGCTGGTGCTGGAGCTCGGCGGCCCGGTGGCCCCGCTCGCGATCCGCTTCCCGGAGCGGGCCGGCACCTTCTCGCTGCTGATGCCCGTTGCTCCCTGA
- a CDS encoding MFS transporter, with amino-acid sequence MAGTVKQRVRRTDRAGGPLRRVQIGNALSAFGSGFTMPYMFVYVDQVRGLGSFAAGMVFTVFALAALAVLPFTGRGIDRHGPRPVLLVGAALAAAGAYAFGQAQTAPTLLAASFLFGAGFTACAPALSTMIVRSSAKAERSRAFALQFTLVNLGMGIGALVGGQIVDVADPASLTRLFTIEAVTLIGLGLVAGTARIPAAAPVAVAERGGPTGLRALAADKAMLRLCLLVALIFFTCYGQFESGVAAFATDTVGTAPSTLGIAIGANALTIVLLQMFVVRITERRRRTAAMAAAGVVWLGAWAAALVAGLVRSEALAATVAVVAVYALFGVGESLLAPTLGPIVADLAPARLLGTYNAAHALVKQVAIAVGPAVGVLLVGSGTWPLYLLAMAGCTLLIITLALRLRGHLTPAQDNAAPVTVALTRPVGELSTAA; translated from the coding sequence GTGGCCGGCACGGTGAAGCAGCGGGTGCGGCGGACGGACAGGGCGGGCGGTCCGCTGCGCCGCGTCCAGATCGGCAACGCGCTCAGCGCGTTCGGCAGCGGTTTCACGATGCCGTACATGTTCGTCTATGTGGACCAGGTGCGCGGGCTCGGCTCGTTCGCGGCCGGGATGGTGTTCACCGTCTTCGCGCTCGCGGCCCTCGCCGTGCTGCCGTTCACCGGCCGCGGCATCGACCGCCACGGCCCCCGGCCGGTGCTGCTGGTCGGTGCCGCGCTGGCCGCCGCCGGCGCGTACGCCTTCGGGCAGGCGCAGACCGCGCCGACCCTGCTGGCGGCGTCCTTCCTGTTCGGCGCGGGGTTCACCGCCTGCGCGCCGGCGCTCTCCACGATGATCGTCCGCAGCTCGGCCAAGGCCGAGCGCTCGCGGGCCTTCGCGCTCCAGTTCACCCTGGTCAACCTGGGCATGGGCATCGGCGCCCTGGTCGGCGGCCAGATCGTGGACGTCGCCGACCCGGCCAGCCTCACCCGGCTGTTCACCATCGAGGCGGTCACCCTGATCGGCCTCGGGCTGGTGGCCGGCACCGCCCGGATCCCGGCGGCCGCCCCCGTGGCGGTGGCGGAGCGCGGCGGCCCGACCGGCCTGCGCGCGCTGGCCGCCGACAAGGCCATGCTCCGGCTCTGCCTGCTCGTCGCCCTGATCTTCTTCACCTGCTACGGCCAGTTCGAGTCCGGGGTGGCCGCCTTCGCCACCGACACCGTCGGCACCGCGCCGTCCACCCTGGGCATCGCGATCGGCGCGAACGCGCTGACCATCGTGCTGCTCCAGATGTTCGTCGTGCGGATCACCGAGCGCCGCCGCCGCACCGCCGCGATGGCCGCGGCCGGTGTGGTCTGGCTCGGCGCCTGGGCGGCCGCGCTGGTGGCCGGCCTCGTCCGCTCCGAGGCGCTCGCCGCCACGGTCGCCGTGGTCGCCGTGTACGCGCTGTTCGGCGTGGGTGAGTCGCTGCTCGCCCCGACCCTCGGCCCGATCGTGGCCGACCTCGCCCCGGCCCGGCTGCTCGGCACCTACAACGCCGCGCACGCCCTGGTGAAGCAGGTCGCCATCGCGGTCGGCCCGGCCGTCGGCGTCCTGCTGGTCGGCTCCGGCACCTGGCCGCTCTACCTGCTGGCGATGGCGGGCTGCACCCTGCTGATCATCACCCTGGCGCTGCGGCTGCGCGGCCACCTCACGCCCGCGCAGGACAACGCCGCCCCGGTGACGGTCGCGCTGACCCGCCCGGTGGGGGAGCTCAGCACGGCGGCCTGA
- a CDS encoding MarR family winged helix-turn-helix transcriptional regulator produces MTARKPESPAAAELGIAEQVALYQREFPTVDPQVETIVSTLSRLARRMNVAYGRQLAVLGITSAEWEVLKALVFAGSPYRLGPGELAKRLGLTPAAMTHRIDRMVGDGLVTRDRDESNRVRVIIELTETGRDKWLELMRMAAVFEADLLQDIVGEERSALSATLGRMLRRIEQSQPDALGRTEDLA; encoded by the coding sequence ATGACCGCACGCAAGCCCGAGTCACCGGCCGCGGCCGAACTCGGCATCGCCGAGCAAGTCGCCCTCTATCAGCGGGAGTTCCCCACCGTTGACCCGCAGGTGGAGACCATCGTCTCCACCCTCTCCCGGCTCGCCCGGCGGATGAACGTGGCCTACGGCCGCCAGCTGGCTGTGCTCGGAATCACCTCCGCCGAGTGGGAGGTGCTCAAGGCCCTGGTCTTCGCGGGCAGCCCGTACCGGCTCGGCCCCGGCGAGCTCGCCAAGCGGCTCGGGCTGACCCCGGCGGCGATGACCCACCGGATTGACCGGATGGTCGGCGACGGGCTGGTCACCCGGGACCGCGACGAGTCCAACCGGGTCCGGGTGATCATCGAGCTGACCGAGACCGGCCGGGACAAGTGGCTGGAGCTGATGCGGATGGCCGCCGTCTTCGAGGCCGACCTGCTCCAGGACATCGTCGGTGAGGAGCGCAGCGCGCTCTCGGCGACCCTCGGCCGGATGCTGCGGCGGATCGAGCAGAGCCAGCCGGACGCCCTCGGCCGCACCGAGGACCTGGCCTGA
- a CDS encoding glycosyl hydrolase family 18 protein, translated as MLRSVPKEPRHSRRRARGLGALAAGTAASLLLGGALALTSGGAAQAAATNSTGAPATSGGIKVAYFDQWSIYSNAYYLKTVQDTGVASKLDYLIYDFANIDPTNLNCFEATKASSQDESNGSAGDGAGDAFADYQKTFDAGTSVDGVADTWNQPLVGNFNQIKKLKAKNPNLKVLLSIGGWTYSKYFSDVSATDAARKKFVSSCVDMFIKGNLPVQGGFGGTGSAAGVFDGFDIDWEYPGGGGHTGNHSAAADKQNYTALLGELRSQLNAQGAADGKTYALSAAVGAGQDKIKNIETDKIGQYLTFLDVMTYDMHGAWDATGPTNHQAPIYNNPNDPMTPIPGGNGKYSIDNAIKAWTVGDPQYGIPGGFPANKINMGVPFYYRGWTGVPAGANHGLFQSATGPATGAAMSGNVNGIRMYKELNGFVDNAADTYWDDSAKAAYFYDGTTFWSGENAQSIQAKLDYAHCNGLGGSFAFSLYDLGTQTTLFDKMVSATNGSAASCPAPTSTASATPSSSPSTSASPSSSPSSSPSSSPSSSPSSSPTGGTCTAPSWDAAAVYATAGTKVSWKGHYWTNKWWTTNEDPTLSGQWGVWADNGAC; from the coding sequence ATGCTTCGTTCCGTCCCGAAAGAGCCCCGGCACAGCCGGCGCCGCGCCCGGGGCCTCGGTGCCCTCGCGGCCGGCACCGCCGCCTCCCTGCTGCTCGGCGGCGCCCTCGCCCTGACCTCCGGCGGCGCGGCCCAGGCCGCCGCCACCAACTCCACCGGCGCGCCCGCCACCTCCGGCGGCATCAAGGTCGCCTACTTCGACCAGTGGTCGATCTACAGCAACGCCTACTACCTGAAGACCGTTCAGGACACCGGCGTGGCCTCCAAGCTGGACTACCTGATCTACGACTTCGCCAACATCGACCCGACCAACCTCAACTGTTTCGAGGCCACCAAGGCCTCCTCGCAGGACGAGAGCAACGGCAGCGCGGGTGACGGTGCGGGCGACGCGTTCGCCGACTACCAGAAGACCTTCGACGCCGGCACCAGCGTGGACGGCGTCGCCGACACCTGGAACCAGCCCCTGGTCGGCAACTTCAACCAGATCAAGAAGCTGAAGGCGAAGAACCCGAACCTCAAGGTGCTGCTGTCGATCGGCGGCTGGACCTACTCGAAGTACTTCTCCGATGTGTCGGCCACCGACGCCGCGCGCAAGAAGTTCGTCTCCTCCTGCGTCGACATGTTCATCAAGGGCAACCTGCCCGTGCAGGGCGGCTTCGGCGGCACCGGCAGCGCGGCGGGCGTCTTCGACGGCTTCGACATCGACTGGGAGTACCCGGGCGGCGGCGGCCACACCGGCAACCACTCCGCGGCGGCGGACAAGCAGAACTACACCGCCCTGCTGGGCGAGCTGCGCTCCCAGCTGAACGCCCAGGGCGCGGCCGACGGCAAGACCTACGCGCTCTCCGCGGCGGTCGGCGCCGGCCAGGACAAGATCAAGAACATCGAGACCGACAAGATCGGCCAGTACCTGACGTTCCTGGACGTCATGACGTACGACATGCACGGTGCGTGGGACGCGACCGGTCCGACCAACCACCAGGCGCCGATCTACAACAACCCGAACGACCCGATGACGCCCATCCCGGGCGGCAACGGCAAGTACTCGATCGACAACGCCATCAAGGCGTGGACGGTCGGCGACCCGCAGTACGGGATCCCGGGCGGCTTCCCCGCCAACAAGATCAACATGGGTGTCCCGTTCTACTACCGCGGCTGGACGGGCGTGCCCGCCGGTGCCAACCACGGCCTGTTCCAGAGCGCGACGGGCCCGGCCACGGGCGCGGCGATGTCCGGCAACGTCAACGGTATCCGGATGTACAAGGAGCTGAACGGCTTCGTCGACAACGCGGCCGACACCTACTGGGACGACTCCGCGAAGGCCGCCTACTTCTACGACGGCACCACCTTCTGGTCGGGTGAGAACGCCCAGTCGATCCAGGCCAAGCTGGACTACGCGCACTGCAACGGCCTCGGCGGCTCGTTCGCCTTCTCGCTGTACGACCTCGGCACGCAGACCACGCTGTTCGACAAGATGGTGAGCGCCACCAACGGCTCCGCGGCGTCCTGCCCGGCCCCGACGAGCACCGCGTCGGCCACCCCGAGCAGCTCCCCGAGCACCTCGGCCTCGCCGTCGTCCTCGCCGAGCAGCTCGCCGTCCTCCTCGCCGAGCAGCTCCCCGAGCAGCTCGCCGACCGGCGGCACCTGCACCGCCCCGAGCTGGGACGCCGCCGCGGTCTACGCGACCGCCGGCACCAAGGTCTCCTGGAAGGGCCACTACTGGACCAACAAGTGGTGGACCACCAACGAGGACCCGACCCTCAGCGGCCAGTGGGGCGTCTGGGCCGACAACGGCGCCTGCTGA
- a CDS encoding BlaI/MecI/CopY family transcriptional regulator: protein MARRLGGLEAEIMDRMWSWGRPATVREVVDDLNRHRPVAYTTVMTVADILHTKGLLSRRKEGRAWVYEATADRAAHTAALMAEALGTGGDAPAALAHFVGTMAPDELAALRHALAALEGRDDGDGGDGR from the coding sequence GTGGCACGCAGACTCGGCGGGCTGGAGGCGGAGATCATGGACCGGATGTGGTCCTGGGGCCGCCCGGCCACCGTCCGCGAGGTGGTCGACGACCTGAACCGCCACCGCCCGGTGGCGTACACCACCGTGATGACCGTCGCCGACATCCTGCACACCAAGGGCCTGCTGAGCCGCCGCAAGGAGGGCCGCGCCTGGGTGTACGAGGCCACCGCCGACCGCGCCGCCCACACCGCCGCGCTGATGGCCGAGGCGCTCGGCACCGGCGGCGACGCACCGGCCGCACTCGCGCACTTCGTCGGCACCATGGCCCCGGACGAACTGGCCGCGCTGCGCCACGCGCTGGCCGCCCTGGAGGGCCGGGACGACGGGGACGGCGGGGACGGCCGGTGA
- a CDS encoding M56 family metallopeptidase, whose protein sequence is MSAALLLLLWAALVTTALPRLLAGARWTHRTPVLAVAAWHALGVSATLALALAVRQLADPSPHHHAGLLHLCGLAVPAESAARAAAGLATAVAAVPAALFGAAVRRAALARRRHREVLDLAGHHGVLPGAVVLDHAVPTVYCLPGLRRRVVVSRGALDALSPGQLAAALAHEDGHLRGRHHLAACAADTLRRCFAPLPLGRLAGPEVRALLEMAADDRALRSHPVTALAGAMAVVAAGPAPDSALAAGHHATARIRRLAAAGPRPPRTARLLGGGAAAALTALPFLLACLPHLA, encoded by the coding sequence GTGAGTGCCGCCCTGCTGCTGCTCCTGTGGGCGGCACTGGTCACCACCGCCCTGCCGCGGCTGCTCGCGGGCGCCCGCTGGACGCACCGCACACCCGTGCTCGCGGTGGCCGCCTGGCACGCGCTCGGCGTCTCGGCCACCCTCGCGCTCGCCCTGGCCGTCCGGCAGCTGGCCGACCCCTCGCCGCACCACCACGCCGGGCTGCTGCACCTGTGCGGGCTCGCCGTACCGGCCGAGTCCGCCGCCCGGGCCGCGGCGGGCCTGGCCACCGCCGTCGCCGCCGTCCCGGCGGCCCTGTTCGGCGCGGCCGTACGGCGGGCCGCCCTGGCCCGCCGGCGCCACCGGGAGGTGCTCGACCTCGCCGGGCACCACGGCGTGCTGCCCGGAGCCGTCGTCCTCGACCACGCCGTCCCGACCGTGTACTGCCTGCCCGGGCTGCGCCGCCGGGTGGTGGTCAGCCGCGGCGCCCTGGACGCGCTCTCGCCCGGGCAGCTCGCCGCCGCCCTCGCCCACGAGGACGGTCATCTGCGCGGCCGGCACCACTTGGCGGCCTGCGCCGCCGACACCTTGCGCCGCTGCTTCGCCCCGCTGCCGCTCGGCCGGCTCGCCGGCCCCGAGGTGCGCGCCCTGCTGGAGATGGCGGCCGACGACCGGGCCCTGCGCAGCCACCCCGTGACCGCCCTGGCCGGCGCGATGGCCGTGGTCGCCGCGGGCCCGGCCCCGGACTCCGCCCTCGCCGCGGGCCACCACGCGACGGCCCGGATCCGGCGCCTGGCCGCGGCCGGCCCCCGGCCGCCGCGGACGGCCCGGCTGCTCGGCGGCGGCGCCGCGGCCGCGCTCACCGCCCTGCCGTTCCTGCTCGCCTGCCTCCCGCACCTGGCCTGA
- a CDS encoding barstar family protein, with product MPTSERPRYDLDGSAVTDEPSFWAELGSAVRAPDGYYGSNLDALADCLRGGFGPEPPFTLVWHASALAAERLDRRILIDGREGSYFEAVLEVLHRGGVAVRLR from the coding sequence ATGCCGACGAGCGAGCGACCGCGGTACGACCTCGACGGATCCGCCGTCACCGACGAGCCGTCGTTCTGGGCCGAGCTGGGCAGCGCCGTCCGCGCACCCGACGGCTACTACGGCAGCAACCTGGACGCGCTCGCCGACTGTCTGCGCGGCGGGTTCGGGCCCGAACCCCCGTTCACCCTGGTCTGGCACGCCTCGGCGCTCGCCGCCGAGCGACTGGACCGCCGGATCCTGATCGACGGCCGCGAGGGCAGCTACTTCGAGGCGGTGCTGGAGGTGCTCCACCGGGGCGGGGTGGCCGTGCGGCTGCGCTGA